Proteins encoded in a region of the Planococcus citri chromosome 1, ihPlaCitr1.1, whole genome shotgun sequence genome:
- the Ptip gene encoding PAX-interacting protein 1 isoform X1 — translation MDTGGSTKFIASNQKLFASVKFYLSGNVRGEVINALKEGGAEGTNYFSDFVTHCIIGDNYSDNDISDARDLYEVPAIIQDWVSMSIRCKKLLPTKAFSAPDQCLFSGISVCLSQVSQSDCKSLWALVTFNGGSCTLTLNRKTTHLITIKTDHAKYEYAMNKAAGSIKIVTPDWLIDSIQSKTICTESLYHPRLLISPKVTSPSSTTHITGFEDIDSTVQPALEVKDNGDLEQLKQRLPWNQLSSNEKGSNSESQRNSQNNQFTPPASVLSSVPQSKVVSNIALSQIGRSQSQLLHISGVQMHQQTNQILQIPTQPSQTTQGPSVSTVPASMLSTSSMQMMTPSSSVSQTNVTMSNTNASQSQSIGLTQFLHSSTAGVTNHLTTLSNSNQTPNKVQFVPQQLLIQGQQGNPQSNIIQQQQLILQKRNVPHPQRILVQQQLVAPGGVTWRTGNVVQQQTPQGSQQQIQIGNQFTLSSPNVTQVNWQQQQQQQQQQQQQQQQPQQQQLLLLQQHQHQQQQQVHGKQMQQQIVQQNVPGQAQQIQQQMMQQQPQQIQQHIQQQQPQQFLQQAITQQQQISQPGQKIIQQQIPQQLLQVQQQQPQPNQQQLGQQRHGIIWTQQLPNSTSEEIHMDAKTHQQLQSMTNVERTEFIKKLHYQKILQQIQRQQQQQQQQQQQQQLQQNPNQMQQRQLTQSIVSGTTNIVRQVGPGGQTVIRAIPPGIVPAGLTQQQQLQWLQQKQLLLQQSHQQNVVRTPVLTTIKGNIVQQVQQIPVQQQQQLQQQTNQQQQTQQAVMHSPSQQLINTAILPNAADGNSVSVWQRRTDPSHPVTSQQLVQLQQRQHLQRLQILQDNQKQQQLLQQQQQQQQQQQPGYPQQGGLTSNTPNQMATAQQGQSVGQVALNTIPASSPQNPSQVQQPSTPITPNVASSPVTPQTPTSQIPMDVDMNNGQIQQQVSLQQQQQQQHLVVNSKTKTALANMLSIRLQNGVPQPNQQASVSTSQPIIAGQQEMSAAGQLRMMTAQHHAAQRIQPPPPPPPPTPSGNSQQQYQQRTVLNNVTNNTQNTSPTSVGRGGRAINGVKPSINNHSVNRVTQALAKCAAGQVASQNVVPQTRFYGHTPNLQIPPDKCLLGCVFLIVEYDKHPEFCHQVPKWKVIIEDNGGEVEPAYCMKLTHILCQTQKHPLVQQGLRDGKRCVTADWLSDILAKQQLNPPFFALHVPVPFSDERPCRQFMMSLTGFKGDERTRVKHMIELTGAKVTSYFSTDNNFLICRRPEGKKVKKARDYGKPVVNVQWLNEIIFGHFSCIYQPDLPKFQQYNINNPFKIEYVLIMHLMIPWKIPIHVPPEILEKVAAGSSTHINKRKRSRPSTSGIMDLDQENSEALLNDVAVTNPNPPAIESRPLVLFSGFVNPINEQKMVKQLGGELAKSARDATHLVMNKAVRTYKFLCCISTCKHIVNINWLKDSFSHNTFLDEAPYTIEEVEIEGGSVKCNVSKVLQSKERNQLFKGKIFYITPGVVPAASALREIIECAGGTVEKQRRSLKNIQEMKPRTYLPITCSGDLHLVADLIQNDCGAYNAEFVLTAVMTQHIQYDTVFRKAKSNSNHLP, via the exons ATGGATACTGGTGGTTCGACAAAATTTATTGCGTCAAATCAGAAATTGTTCGCATCTGTTAAATTTTACTTGAGTGGAAATGTCAGAGGAGAG GTAATCAATGCCCTGAAAGAAGGTGGTGCTGAAGGTACGAATTATTTTTCGGACTTTGTCACACATTGTATCATTGGAGATAACTATTCCGATAATGATATTAGCGATGCAAGGGATCTTTATGAAGTTCCCGCCATTATTCAAGACTGGGTTTCAATGTCCATCCGCTGCAAGAAACTGTTACC TACCAAAGCTTTTTCAGCTCCAGATCAATGTTTATTCAGTGGGATATCAGTATGTTTATCTCAAGTTAGTCAGTCTGACTGCAAATCGTTATGGGCTTTAGTTACGTTTAATGGAGGATCATGTACATTAACGCTGAATAGAAAAACTACTCACTTGATCACTATCAAAACTGATCAC GCTAAATACGAATATGCTATGAATAAAGCTGCGGGCAGTATAAAAATAGTTACTCCGGATTGGTTAATAGATAGTATTCAAAGTAAAACAATTTGCACTGAATCATTGTATCATCCACGACTTTTGATTTCTCCCAAAGTTACGTCACCATCATCAACAA CTCACATCACTGGTTTTGAAGACATCGATTCAACAGTTCAGCCTGCACTCGAAGTAAAAGATAATGGCGATTTGGAGCAATTGAAACAAAGATTACCATGGAATCAGctttcatcaaatgaaaaagGAAGTAATTCGGAATCTCAACGGAATTCTCAg AATAATCAGTTTACTCCGCCCGCAAGCGTGTTGTCATCAGTTCCTCAGTCAAAAGTAGTATCTAATATTGCTCTTTCCCAGATAGGTCGAAGTCAGTCTCAACTATTACATATTTCCGGTGTTCAAATGCATCAACAAACCAATCAAATCCTGCAAATTCCTACGCAACCATCTCAGACAACTCAGGGACCTTCTGTTTCCACAGTTCCAGCATCTATGTTATCTACATCTTCAATGCAAATGATGACGCCATCATCTAGCGTTTCTCAAACTAATGTTACAATGTCGAATACTAACGCTTCTCAATCGCAGTCAATAGGATTGACACAGTTTTTACATTCATCAACAGCAGGGGTTACTAATCATTTGACGACGTTATCTAATAGCAATCAGACACCGAATAAGGTGCAGTTTGTACCTCAACAATTACTAATACAGGGTCAACAAGGTAATCCGCAGAGTAACATAATACAACAACAACAGTtgattcttcaaaaacgtaATGTTCCTCATCCACAAAGAATACTAGTTCAGCAGCAATTAGTTGCCCCAGGAGGAGTTACCTGGCGCACAGGCAATGTT gttcaACAACAAACACCTCAAGGCTCACAACAGCAAATTCAAATTGGAAATCAATTCACGTTGTCTTCTCCGAATGTTACTCAAGTAAATtggcagcagcagcaacaacagcagcagcaacagcaacaacaacaacaacaacctcAGCAACAGCAACTGCTATTGTTACAGCAACAtcaacatcaacaacaacaacaagtgCACGGTAAACAAATGCAGCAGCAAATTGTTCAGCAAAATGTGCCAGGTCAAGCCCAGCAAATACAGCAGCAAATGATGCAACAACAGCCTCAACAAATTCAGCAACACATTCAACAACAGCAGCCGCAACAATTTTTGCAGCAAGCGATCACACAGCAACAACAAATATCCCAACCGggtcaaaaaattatccaacaaCAAATTCCTCAGCAGCTATTACAGGTGCAGCAGCAACAACCGCAACCGAATCAGCAACAATTAGGACAGCAACGGCATGGTATTATTTGGACACAACAGTTACCT AATTCCACTTCCGAAGAAATCCATATGGATGCGAAAACTCATCAACAGCTGCAATCAATGACGAACGTAGAACGTACTGAGTTTATTAAAAAACTACATTACCAGAAAATACTTCAGCAAATACAGCgtcagcagcagcagcagcagcagcagcagcaacaacaacaattgCAGCAAAATCCCAACCAAATGCAGCAG AGACAGTTGACACAATCTATTGTAAGTGGAACTACAAATATCGTTCGTCAAGTGGGCCCTGGAGGACAAACTGTTATCCGGGCCATTCCGCCTGGAATAGTGCCTGCTGGGTTAACTCAACAGCAGCAGTTACAGTGGTTACAGCAGAAGCag ttattatTACAACAAAGTCATCAGCAAAATGTGGTTAGGACACCAGTTCTAACTACTATTAAAGGAAACATAGTGCAGCAAGTTCAACAAATTCCTGTCCAACAGCAACAGCAATTACAGCAGCAAACAAATCAACAGCAACAAACCCAACAGGCAGTTATGCATTCTCCCTCTCAACAACTAATTAACACAGCGATTTTACCAAACGCAGCCGATGGTAATTCTGTTTCTGTTTGGCAAAGAAGAACTGATCCAA gcCATCCAGTCACGTCACAGCAGTTAGTTCAATTGCAGCAAAGGCAGCACTTACAAAGACTCCAAATCTTACAAGATAATCAAAAACAACAGCAGCTGttacaacaacagcagcagcagcagcaacaacaacaacctgGTTATCCGCAGCAAGGTGGTCTTACATCAAACACTCCAAACCAG ATGGCTACTGCTCAACAAGGTCAAAGCGTTGGTCAAGTAGCATTGAATACCATACCTGCATCTTCCCCTCAAAATCCTAGTCAAGTTCAACAGCCATCTACACCCATCACTCCGAATGTAGCTTCTTCACCAGTCACACCGCAAACCCCGACCTCGCAGATTCCTATGGATGTAGAT ATGAACAATGGGCAAATCCAACAACAGGTGAGTTTacaacagcaacaacagcagcagcattTGGTAGTGAATTCTAAAACCAAAACAGCACTCGCCAATATGTTGAGTATCAGACTTCAAAACGGCGTACCGCAACCAAATCAGCAAGCTTCCGTTTCTACGTCGCAG CCTATTATTGCTGGTCAGCAAGAAATGAGTGCTGCTGGTCAATTGAGAATGATGACCGCTCAGCATCACGCAGCACAACGAATACAACCACCACCCCCACCTCCGCCGCCAACACCGTCTGGAAATTCGCAACAACAGTATCAG cAGAGAACTGTACTGAATAACGTTACCAATAACACGCAAAACACTAGTCCTACTTCAGTTGGAAGAGGCGGAAGAGCTATTAATGGTGTTAAGCCATCCATTAATAATCATTCCGTCAATCGAGTTACGCAAGCGTTGGCAAAGTGTGCCGCTGGTCAAGTAGCTAGTCAAAACGTCGTTCCACAAACGAGATTTTACGGACACACTCCCAACTTACAAA ttccacCTGACAAATGTTTGTTGGGATGCGTGTTCTTGATTGTAGAGTACGATAAGCATCCAGAGTTCTGCCATCAAGTTCCCAAATGGAAAGTTATCATCGAAGATAATGGAGGCGAAGTAGAACCTGCGTACTGCATGAAGTTGACGCATATATTATGCCAAACGCAAAAACATCCCTTAGTGCAGCAG GGTTTAAGAGACGGTAAAAGGTGCGTGACGGCTGATTGGTTGAGTGACATTCTTGCAAAGCAGCAACTAAATCCTCCATTTTTCGCGTTACATGTTCCTGTACCATTCAG TGACGAGCGCCCTTGCAGACAGTTTATGATGTCGTTAACTGGATTCAAAGGTGATGAGAGAACGCGTGTAAAACATATGATCGAGCTTACTGGTGCAAAAGTCACCTCATATTTTTCGactgataataattttttgatctgTCGACG ACCtgaaggaaaaaaagtaaagaaagcGCGTGACTATGGAAAACCAGTTGTGAATGTTCAGTGgttgaatgaaattattttcggtCATTTCTCTTGCATATATCAGCcagatttaccaaaatttcagcaatacAACATCAATAATCCTTTTAAAATCGAATACGTTTTAATTATGCATTTGATGA TTCCTTGGAAAATTCCAATTCATGTGCCaccagaaattttggaaaaggttGCAGCTGGTTCTTCAACCCATATCAACAAAAGGAAACGTTCCAGACCAAGCACATCCGGAATCATGGACCTAGATCAGGAAAATTCGGAAGCTCTGTTAAATGATGTAGCAGTTACAAATCCGAATCCGCCAGCTATTGAATCTCGCCCATTGGTTTTATTTTCCGGTTTCGTTAATCCTATTAATGAACAGAAG ATGGTAAAACAATTGGGAGGTGAATTAGCCAAGTCTGCTCGCGATGCGACCCATCTTGTAATGAATAAAGCTGTGAGAACTTACAAGTTTTTGTGTTGTATTTCAACCTGCAAACATATAGTGAATATCAATTGGTTGAAGGATTCGTTCAGCCATAACACTTTTCTAG ACGAAGCCCCGTATACTATCGAAGAAGTAGAAATTGAAGGCGGATCTGTTAAATGTAACGTTAGTAAAGTGCTTCAATCTAAAGAACGAAATCAATTATTCAAAGGTAAAATTTTCTATATTACTCCCGGTGTTGTGCCTGCTGCGTCGGCATTACGGGAAATAATAGAATGTGCTGGAGGAACTGTTGAAAAACAACGaaggtctttgaaaaatattcaagaaatGAAACCTAGAACGTATTTGCCTATTACTTGTTCTGGAGACCTGCATCTAGTTGCCGatttaattcaaaatgattGCG GTGCGTATAATGCTGAATTTGTTTTAACTGCTGTGATGACTCAGCACATTCAATATGATACCGTGTTTAGAAAAGCCAAATCAAATTCTAATCATTTGCCGTAA
- the Ptip gene encoding PAX-interacting protein 1 isoform X2, translated as MDTGGSTKFIASNQKLFASVKFYLSGNVRGEVINALKEGGAEGTNYFSDFVTHCIIGDNYSDNDISDARDLYEVPAIIQDWVSMSIRCKKLLPTKAFSAPDQCLFSGISVCLSQVSQSDCKSLWALVTFNGGSCTLTLNRKTTHLITIKTDHAKYEYAMNKAAGSIKIVTPDWLIDSIQSKTICTESLYHPRLLISPKVTSPSSTTHITGFEDIDSTVQPALEVKDNGDLEQLKQRLPWNQLSSNEKGSNSESQRNSQNNQFTPPASVLSSVPQSKVVSNIALSQIGRSQSQLLHISGVQMHQQTNQILQIPTQPSQTTQGPSVSTVPASMLSTSSMQMMTPSSSVSQTNVTMSNTNASQSQSIGLTQFLHSSTAGVTNHLTTLSNSNQTPNKVQFVPQQLLIQGQQGNPQSNIIQQQQLILQKRNVPHPQRILVQQQLVAPGGVTWRTGNVVQQQTPQGSQQQIQIGNQFTLSSPNVTQVNWQQQQQQQQQQQQQQQQPQQQQLLLLQQHQHQQQQQVHGKQMQQQIVQQNVPGQAQQIQQQMMQQQPQQIQQHIQQQQPQQFLQQAITQQQQISQPGQKIIQQQIPQQLLQVQQQQPQPNQQQLGQQRHGIIWTQQLPNSTSEEIHMDAKTHQQLQSMTNVERTEFIKKLHYQKILQQIQRQQQQQQQQQQQQQLQQNPNQMQQRQLTQSIVSGTTNIVRQVGPGGQTVIRAIPPGIVPAGLTQQQQLQWLQQKQLLLQQSHQQNVVRTPVLTTIKGNIVQQVQQIPVQQQQQLQQQTNQQQQTQQAVMHSPSQQLINTAILPNAADGNSVSVWQRRTDPSHPVTSQQLVQLQQRQHLQRLQILQDNQKQQQLLQQQQQQQQQQQPGYPQQGGLTSNTPNQMATAQQGQSVGQVALNTIPASSPQNPSQVQQPSTPITPNVASSPVTPQTPTSQIPMDVDMNNGQIQQQVSLQQQQQQQHLVVNSKTKTALANMLSIRLQNGVPQPNQQASVSTSQPIIAGQQEMSAAGQLRMMTAQHHAAQRIQPPPPPPPPTPSGNSQQQYQRTVLNNVTNNTQNTSPTSVGRGGRAINGVKPSINNHSVNRVTQALAKCAAGQVASQNVVPQTRFYGHTPNLQIPPDKCLLGCVFLIVEYDKHPEFCHQVPKWKVIIEDNGGEVEPAYCMKLTHILCQTQKHPLVQQGLRDGKRCVTADWLSDILAKQQLNPPFFALHVPVPFSDERPCRQFMMSLTGFKGDERTRVKHMIELTGAKVTSYFSTDNNFLICRRPEGKKVKKARDYGKPVVNVQWLNEIIFGHFSCIYQPDLPKFQQYNINNPFKIEYVLIMHLMIPWKIPIHVPPEILEKVAAGSSTHINKRKRSRPSTSGIMDLDQENSEALLNDVAVTNPNPPAIESRPLVLFSGFVNPINEQKMVKQLGGELAKSARDATHLVMNKAVRTYKFLCCISTCKHIVNINWLKDSFSHNTFLDEAPYTIEEVEIEGGSVKCNVSKVLQSKERNQLFKGKIFYITPGVVPAASALREIIECAGGTVEKQRRSLKNIQEMKPRTYLPITCSGDLHLVADLIQNDCGAYNAEFVLTAVMTQHIQYDTVFRKAKSNSNHLP; from the exons ATGGATACTGGTGGTTCGACAAAATTTATTGCGTCAAATCAGAAATTGTTCGCATCTGTTAAATTTTACTTGAGTGGAAATGTCAGAGGAGAG GTAATCAATGCCCTGAAAGAAGGTGGTGCTGAAGGTACGAATTATTTTTCGGACTTTGTCACACATTGTATCATTGGAGATAACTATTCCGATAATGATATTAGCGATGCAAGGGATCTTTATGAAGTTCCCGCCATTATTCAAGACTGGGTTTCAATGTCCATCCGCTGCAAGAAACTGTTACC TACCAAAGCTTTTTCAGCTCCAGATCAATGTTTATTCAGTGGGATATCAGTATGTTTATCTCAAGTTAGTCAGTCTGACTGCAAATCGTTATGGGCTTTAGTTACGTTTAATGGAGGATCATGTACATTAACGCTGAATAGAAAAACTACTCACTTGATCACTATCAAAACTGATCAC GCTAAATACGAATATGCTATGAATAAAGCTGCGGGCAGTATAAAAATAGTTACTCCGGATTGGTTAATAGATAGTATTCAAAGTAAAACAATTTGCACTGAATCATTGTATCATCCACGACTTTTGATTTCTCCCAAAGTTACGTCACCATCATCAACAA CTCACATCACTGGTTTTGAAGACATCGATTCAACAGTTCAGCCTGCACTCGAAGTAAAAGATAATGGCGATTTGGAGCAATTGAAACAAAGATTACCATGGAATCAGctttcatcaaatgaaaaagGAAGTAATTCGGAATCTCAACGGAATTCTCAg AATAATCAGTTTACTCCGCCCGCAAGCGTGTTGTCATCAGTTCCTCAGTCAAAAGTAGTATCTAATATTGCTCTTTCCCAGATAGGTCGAAGTCAGTCTCAACTATTACATATTTCCGGTGTTCAAATGCATCAACAAACCAATCAAATCCTGCAAATTCCTACGCAACCATCTCAGACAACTCAGGGACCTTCTGTTTCCACAGTTCCAGCATCTATGTTATCTACATCTTCAATGCAAATGATGACGCCATCATCTAGCGTTTCTCAAACTAATGTTACAATGTCGAATACTAACGCTTCTCAATCGCAGTCAATAGGATTGACACAGTTTTTACATTCATCAACAGCAGGGGTTACTAATCATTTGACGACGTTATCTAATAGCAATCAGACACCGAATAAGGTGCAGTTTGTACCTCAACAATTACTAATACAGGGTCAACAAGGTAATCCGCAGAGTAACATAATACAACAACAACAGTtgattcttcaaaaacgtaATGTTCCTCATCCACAAAGAATACTAGTTCAGCAGCAATTAGTTGCCCCAGGAGGAGTTACCTGGCGCACAGGCAATGTT gttcaACAACAAACACCTCAAGGCTCACAACAGCAAATTCAAATTGGAAATCAATTCACGTTGTCTTCTCCGAATGTTACTCAAGTAAATtggcagcagcagcaacaacagcagcagcaacagcaacaacaacaacaacaacctcAGCAACAGCAACTGCTATTGTTACAGCAACAtcaacatcaacaacaacaacaagtgCACGGTAAACAAATGCAGCAGCAAATTGTTCAGCAAAATGTGCCAGGTCAAGCCCAGCAAATACAGCAGCAAATGATGCAACAACAGCCTCAACAAATTCAGCAACACATTCAACAACAGCAGCCGCAACAATTTTTGCAGCAAGCGATCACACAGCAACAACAAATATCCCAACCGggtcaaaaaattatccaacaaCAAATTCCTCAGCAGCTATTACAGGTGCAGCAGCAACAACCGCAACCGAATCAGCAACAATTAGGACAGCAACGGCATGGTATTATTTGGACACAACAGTTACCT AATTCCACTTCCGAAGAAATCCATATGGATGCGAAAACTCATCAACAGCTGCAATCAATGACGAACGTAGAACGTACTGAGTTTATTAAAAAACTACATTACCAGAAAATACTTCAGCAAATACAGCgtcagcagcagcagcagcagcagcagcagcaacaacaacaattgCAGCAAAATCCCAACCAAATGCAGCAG AGACAGTTGACACAATCTATTGTAAGTGGAACTACAAATATCGTTCGTCAAGTGGGCCCTGGAGGACAAACTGTTATCCGGGCCATTCCGCCTGGAATAGTGCCTGCTGGGTTAACTCAACAGCAGCAGTTACAGTGGTTACAGCAGAAGCag ttattatTACAACAAAGTCATCAGCAAAATGTGGTTAGGACACCAGTTCTAACTACTATTAAAGGAAACATAGTGCAGCAAGTTCAACAAATTCCTGTCCAACAGCAACAGCAATTACAGCAGCAAACAAATCAACAGCAACAAACCCAACAGGCAGTTATGCATTCTCCCTCTCAACAACTAATTAACACAGCGATTTTACCAAACGCAGCCGATGGTAATTCTGTTTCTGTTTGGCAAAGAAGAACTGATCCAA gcCATCCAGTCACGTCACAGCAGTTAGTTCAATTGCAGCAAAGGCAGCACTTACAAAGACTCCAAATCTTACAAGATAATCAAAAACAACAGCAGCTGttacaacaacagcagcagcagcagcaacaacaacaacctgGTTATCCGCAGCAAGGTGGTCTTACATCAAACACTCCAAACCAG ATGGCTACTGCTCAACAAGGTCAAAGCGTTGGTCAAGTAGCATTGAATACCATACCTGCATCTTCCCCTCAAAATCCTAGTCAAGTTCAACAGCCATCTACACCCATCACTCCGAATGTAGCTTCTTCACCAGTCACACCGCAAACCCCGACCTCGCAGATTCCTATGGATGTAGAT ATGAACAATGGGCAAATCCAACAACAGGTGAGTTTacaacagcaacaacagcagcagcattTGGTAGTGAATTCTAAAACCAAAACAGCACTCGCCAATATGTTGAGTATCAGACTTCAAAACGGCGTACCGCAACCAAATCAGCAAGCTTCCGTTTCTACGTCGCAG CCTATTATTGCTGGTCAGCAAGAAATGAGTGCTGCTGGTCAATTGAGAATGATGACCGCTCAGCATCACGCAGCACAACGAATACAACCACCACCCCCACCTCCGCCGCCAACACCGTCTGGAAATTCGCAACAACAGTATCAG AGAACTGTACTGAATAACGTTACCAATAACACGCAAAACACTAGTCCTACTTCAGTTGGAAGAGGCGGAAGAGCTATTAATGGTGTTAAGCCATCCATTAATAATCATTCCGTCAATCGAGTTACGCAAGCGTTGGCAAAGTGTGCCGCTGGTCAAGTAGCTAGTCAAAACGTCGTTCCACAAACGAGATTTTACGGACACACTCCCAACTTACAAA ttccacCTGACAAATGTTTGTTGGGATGCGTGTTCTTGATTGTAGAGTACGATAAGCATCCAGAGTTCTGCCATCAAGTTCCCAAATGGAAAGTTATCATCGAAGATAATGGAGGCGAAGTAGAACCTGCGTACTGCATGAAGTTGACGCATATATTATGCCAAACGCAAAAACATCCCTTAGTGCAGCAG GGTTTAAGAGACGGTAAAAGGTGCGTGACGGCTGATTGGTTGAGTGACATTCTTGCAAAGCAGCAACTAAATCCTCCATTTTTCGCGTTACATGTTCCTGTACCATTCAG TGACGAGCGCCCTTGCAGACAGTTTATGATGTCGTTAACTGGATTCAAAGGTGATGAGAGAACGCGTGTAAAACATATGATCGAGCTTACTGGTGCAAAAGTCACCTCATATTTTTCGactgataataattttttgatctgTCGACG ACCtgaaggaaaaaaagtaaagaaagcGCGTGACTATGGAAAACCAGTTGTGAATGTTCAGTGgttgaatgaaattattttcggtCATTTCTCTTGCATATATCAGCcagatttaccaaaatttcagcaatacAACATCAATAATCCTTTTAAAATCGAATACGTTTTAATTATGCATTTGATGA TTCCTTGGAAAATTCCAATTCATGTGCCaccagaaattttggaaaaggttGCAGCTGGTTCTTCAACCCATATCAACAAAAGGAAACGTTCCAGACCAAGCACATCCGGAATCATGGACCTAGATCAGGAAAATTCGGAAGCTCTGTTAAATGATGTAGCAGTTACAAATCCGAATCCGCCAGCTATTGAATCTCGCCCATTGGTTTTATTTTCCGGTTTCGTTAATCCTATTAATGAACAGAAG ATGGTAAAACAATTGGGAGGTGAATTAGCCAAGTCTGCTCGCGATGCGACCCATCTTGTAATGAATAAAGCTGTGAGAACTTACAAGTTTTTGTGTTGTATTTCAACCTGCAAACATATAGTGAATATCAATTGGTTGAAGGATTCGTTCAGCCATAACACTTTTCTAG ACGAAGCCCCGTATACTATCGAAGAAGTAGAAATTGAAGGCGGATCTGTTAAATGTAACGTTAGTAAAGTGCTTCAATCTAAAGAACGAAATCAATTATTCAAAGGTAAAATTTTCTATATTACTCCCGGTGTTGTGCCTGCTGCGTCGGCATTACGGGAAATAATAGAATGTGCTGGAGGAACTGTTGAAAAACAACGaaggtctttgaaaaatattcaagaaatGAAACCTAGAACGTATTTGCCTATTACTTGTTCTGGAGACCTGCATCTAGTTGCCGatttaattcaaaatgattGCG GTGCGTATAATGCTGAATTTGTTTTAACTGCTGTGATGACTCAGCACATTCAATATGATACCGTGTTTAGAAAAGCCAAATCAAATTCTAATCATTTGCCGTAA